One genomic segment of Hydra vulgaris chromosome 14, alternate assembly HydraT2T_AEP includes these proteins:
- the LOC100206555 gene encoding uncharacterized protein LOC100206555 isoform X2 codes for MKSSKFMLAIFAGVSIAILYAGIIVLFIQQKNMAQQLNDFDEIFLQNSSLLLINSSTALFLKPLPTTIITTTTTFTTKSTSTTSTTRATPIIYANATTCSPLICKLPSCRCAGLDTPGSLPGSNTPQMIILGMDGGINVNNYQIYKTIVDGAKTINGCPVKMTFFVSGDYVDYSMVQERSNSGHEMADYSLTHQNPNTWWTNANREQLQQEVVGQRSNINLRSNAQVYGWRTPFLESTEVTYQTIYENNFLYDSSLVTRVSEKWWPYTLDYLPSSACYLKNCPTKSYPGLWEVPLHVWSDGSTGNTCITFDQCLGSLTPGDVNSVYNLLMQNFNMSYYGGKQPFTMFGSSLWMDEPSEEYRKNGLIKFMNTVMQFPDVYFVTAKDLIDWTKNPIGLDKGPFPCSSIQIVPNIPTLTTPAPPLSVPIIRKVYNPAKPCDPSTCKLPNCRCTGVDTPGGLIPNNTPQIMLFTMDDGVNVNNIQTYKDLFDGVKNANGCPVKATFFVSGDNTDYSMVKELNDRGHEIEDHSVTHKFPISWWSTNASYDDLEFEVLTQKLTLESKSSAQISGWRTPFLGSTENTFRVLADNNFLYDSSIATPVGVRWWPYTFDYLPTIPCPVKNCPTNSYPGLWEMPLNTWFCNDNGTVGAMFDDCAPYLVDQDPDSVYNMFMKNFLLHYNDKKTPFTMFAHYFWFTGPTLSYRKQGFIKFLNEVRLYPDVFFVSVKDAIQWTRNPVGLDKKPFSC; via the exons ATGAAGTCGTCGAAGTTCATGCTTGCAATCTTTGCTGGCGTTTCTATTGCGATTTTGTATGCTGGAATAATAGtactttttattcaacaaaaaaatatggcGCAGCAGTTAAatgattttgatgaaatatttttacaaaactccAGTTTGCTTTTGATAAATTCATCCacagctttatttttaaaacctctacctacaacaataataacaacaacaacaacatttacaaCAAAAAGCACATCAACAACCTCAACAACTAGAGCAACACCAATCATATACG caaATGCTACAACATGTTCTCCTTTAATATGCAAGCTACCAAGTTGTCGATGTGCTGGGCTCGATACCCCTGGATCCTTGCCAGGCAGCAATACTCCTCAAATGATAATACTTGGAATGGATGGTGGTATAAATGTAAACAACTATCAAATTTACAAAACTATTGTTGATGGAGCAAAAACTATAAATGGTTGCCCtgtaaaaatgactttttttgtttctggTGATTATGTTGATTATTCTATGGTACAAGAACGTTCAAATTCtg GTCATGAGATGGCTGACTATTCTTTAACACATCAAAATCCTAATACTTGGTGGACAAAT gccAATAGAGAGCAGCTGCAGCAAGAAGTTGTTGGTCAGCGAAGCAATATAAATTTGAGATCTAATGCTCAAGTTTATGGATGGCGTACTCCATTTCTAGAATCCACTGAAGTGACATATCAAactatttatgaaaataattttttatatgatagtTCATTAGTAACACGAGTATCAGAAAAATGGTGGCCTTACACACTCGATTATTTACCAAGTTCAGCTTGTTACCTAAAAAACTGTCCAacta AATCATACCCTGGTCTTTGGGAGGTTCCTTTACATGTATGGTCAGATGGTTCAACAGGAAATACTTGCATCACATTTGATCAGTGTCTTGGAAGCTTGACTCCTGGAGATGTAAACAGTGTTTATAACTTATTGatgcaaaattttaacatgAGTTATTATGGTGGTAAGCAACCATTTACAATGTTTGGATCATCTCTATGGATGGATGAACCTTCTGAAGAGTACAGAAAAAATG gTTTAATAAAGTTCATGAATACTGTGATGCAATTTCCTGATGTTTATTTTGTAACTGCAAAAGATTTAATTGATTGGACAAAAAATCCAATTGGATTGGATAAAGGACCATTTCCTTGCTCGAGTATTCAGATTGTTCCAAATATACCTACATTAACAA CACCTGCACCACCTCTCTCTGTACCAATAATTCGTAAAGTGTACA atccTGCTAAACCATGTGACCCATCTACTTGCAAGCTACCTAATTGCCGTTGTACTGGTGTTGATACTCCTGGTGGCTTAATACCAAATAACACTCCTCAGATTATGTTATTTACAATGGATGATGGAGTCAATGTAAATAACATTCAGACTTACAAAGATCTTTTTGATGGAGTAAAAAATGCTAACGGATGTCCTGTCAAAGCTACTTTTTTCGTATCAGGTGATAATACTGACTACTCTATGGTAAAAGAACTTAATGATAGag GGCATGAAATTGAAGATCACTCAGTTACCCACAAATTTCCAATATCCTGGTGGTCAACCAAT gCTTCATATGATGATTTGGAGTTTGAAGTTCTGACACAGAAGTTAACATTGGAATCAAAATCTTCTGCACAGATATCTGGTTGGCGAACTCCATTTTTAGGATCTACTGAAAATACCTTTAGAGTTTTAgctgataataattttttgtatgacAGCTCTATTGCTACTCCAGTTGGAGTTAGATGGTGGCCATATACTTTTGACTACTTACCAACAATACCTTGTCCTGTTAAAAACTGTCCAACCA attctTATCCTGGTCTGTGGGAGATGCCTTTAAACACTTGGTTTTGCAATGATAATGGTACTGTTGGAGCAATGTTTGATGATTGTGCTCCTTACCTGGTAGATCAAGATCCTGATTCTGTCTATAAtatgtttatgaaaaattttttacttcattataatgataaaaaaacaccCTTTACAATGTTTGCTCATTATTTTTGGTTTACTGGTCCTACTTTAAGTTATAGAAAGCAAG gatttataaaatttttgaatgaagtCCGCTTGTATCctgatgttttttttgtatctgtTAAAGACGCTATTCAATGGACAAGAAATCCAGTTGGCTTggataaaaaacctttttcctgttaa